One Turneriella parva DSM 21527 genomic region harbors:
- a CDS encoding lysophospholipid acyltransferase family protein, protein MSQPEEKKYFPLKKRISHVIEFAFVMLLFGIINLFPFSMLHSVARFFRIILSPLLNSARRRIRGQVSEILGITDEKELKRFVNNNLDHTIRSFFELMQSWKMKNRRFIRKYVTFDEEALAIAEDRSQGVVFAEGHFGNWEIPIPAYASVGLKIYFAAQKLSNPYVDFMVRKIREGYGGGGAIYLKESEKYVPLLRRKEPIGLVADQDAGGEGVFVDFLGKQASTHMGPAVMAYLGKARLVVAFCIFQGKGRYRFYARTLYRFAGKSDFASSREAAQQLTQLWVSEMAKEIRKYPEQYFWVHRRWKTRPPSEGAQG, encoded by the coding sequence ATGAGCCAGCCCGAAGAAAAGAAATATTTCCCTCTAAAAAAGCGGATTTCTCACGTCATCGAATTTGCGTTCGTGATGCTGCTCTTCGGCATCATTAACTTGTTTCCTTTTTCGATGCTGCATTCGGTCGCGCGTTTTTTTCGCATAATACTTTCACCGCTGTTGAATTCGGCGCGGCGGCGCATTCGCGGACAGGTTTCTGAAATTCTGGGGATCACCGATGAAAAAGAATTGAAACGCTTTGTGAACAACAACCTCGACCATACGATTCGCAGTTTTTTTGAACTGATGCAGTCTTGGAAAATGAAAAACAGGCGCTTCATCAGAAAATACGTGACATTTGATGAAGAGGCGCTCGCGATCGCCGAAGACCGCTCGCAGGGTGTCGTCTTTGCCGAAGGCCATTTCGGCAACTGGGAGATTCCGATTCCGGCCTATGCGTCGGTGGGGCTGAAGATCTACTTCGCTGCGCAAAAACTTTCGAACCCCTATGTCGATTTTATGGTGCGCAAGATTCGTGAGGGTTATGGCGGCGGCGGTGCGATCTACCTGAAAGAATCAGAAAAATACGTGCCGCTGCTGCGGCGAAAAGAACCGATTGGCCTTGTCGCCGATCAGGATGCCGGCGGCGAAGGTGTGTTCGTAGATTTTCTGGGCAAGCAGGCATCGACGCACATGGGGCCTGCGGTCATGGCGTACCTCGGCAAAGCACGGTTGGTGGTCGCATTTTGCATTTTTCAGGGTAAGGGCCGTTATCGGTTTTATGCGCGCACCCTCTATCGCTTTGCAGGCAAATCAGATTTTGCATCGTCGCGTGAAGCGGCCCAGCAACTGACGCAGCTCTGGGTTTCAGAAATGGCCAAAGAAATTCGTAAATACCCTGAACAATATTTCTGGGTACACCGCCGCTGGAAAACGCGCCCACCTTCTGAGGGCGCGCAGGGGTAA